One Glycine max cultivar Williams 82 chromosome 4, Glycine_max_v4.0, whole genome shotgun sequence DNA segment encodes these proteins:
- the LOC100526926 gene encoding Chromatin remodeling protein SHL-like — protein sequence MAKPKAPRRTLESYSVKHISKTIRAGDCVLMRPSDLSKPSYVARIERIEADARGSNVKIHVRWYYRPEESIGGRRQFHGSKEVFLSDHFDVQSADTIEAKCTVHSFKSYTKLDAVGNDDFFCRFEYNSSTGAFNPDRVAVYCKCEMPYNPDDLMVQCEGCTDWFHPACIDMTVEEAKRLDHFFCENCSAEGQKKLQNSHSASRHSDTKVDTKRRRR from the exons ATGGCCAAACCGAAGGCTCCAAGACGAACCCTAGAGTCATACTCAGTCAAACACATAAGCAAAACCATTAGAG CTGGCGATTGCGTGCTCATGCGGCCCTCCGATCTGTCGAAACCGTCGTACGTGGCGAGGATCGAGCGGATCGAAGCCGACGCGCGCGGCTCCAACGTGAAGATTCACGTCCGGTGGTACTACCGGCCGGAGGAGTCAATCGGCGGCCGCCGCCAGTTTCATGGCTCCAAGGAGGTTTTCCTCTCCGATCACTTCGATGTTCAGAGCGCCGACACAATCGAAGCCAAGTGTACGGTCCACAGCTTCAAGAGCTACACGAAGCTCGATGCTGTCGGAAACGACGATTTCTTCTGTCGTTTTGAGTACAATTCCTCCACCGGCGCCTTCAATCCTGATAGAGTTGCTGT GTATTGTAAATGTGAGATGCCTTACAACCCTGATGACCTAATGGTCCAATGTGAGGGCTGCACTGACTG GTTCCATCCTGCATGTATAGACATGACTGTGGAAGAAGCCAAAAGACTTGACCACTTCTTTTGTGAAAATTGCTCTGCTGAAGGTCAAAAAAAGTTGCAAAACTCTCATTCTGCTTCTAGACACTCAGATACAAAg GTGGATACTAAACGCCGTCGTAGGTAA